One Paralysiella testudinis genomic window, AAAAAGCCGATGTCGTCACCCACCGGAATGGTAATCCGTGTCATGATGATTTCATTGTAGCGCTTGTCGTCAAACGTTTGCGCCAAGGCAGCTGCCAGCGTTAATAGGGTTTTGCCGGTACCAGCCTGCCCCAACAGGGTAACCAAATCAATATTGGGATCCATCAACAAATTAAACGCCTGATTTTGGCCCCAATTGCGTGCGGTAATCCCCCACACGTTGTTTTTGCTGTGGCCATAGTCTTTAATGGTTTGCAGCACGGCCTCATCACCATCAATCGACACCACCCGCGCATAAAAAGGATCATCGGTACTATCGTCATACAGCAATGAATTCACTGTCCACGCACGCACATCTTCGCTGTGAATGCGGTAAAACACACTACCCGCCTCTTGCCACGAATCCAAATCACGGCCATTGCGCAGCCAAAATTGGTTGTCGATGCGGCAATGGCCGCTGTATAACACATCGGAATCTTCCAGCACCTTATCGGTGGTGTAGTCTTCCGCATAGAGCCCCAGTGCACGCGCTTTGATGCGGATATTGATGTCTTTGGAAACCAGTGCCACCCGATGGTAATCGCTGATTTGATTGGATAAGGCCATCACAATGGCCAAAATTTGATTGTCGGCTTTTTCGCCCGGCAGGCTTTCCGGCAAATGGCTGCCTGCCACTTCGGTTTGCAAAAACAGCTTGCCTTGCGCATCTGCACGCCCCGTGGCATCCAAGGCAATCCCGGCTTTCAGGCAGCCTTCTCCGGTGGCATTCAACAGTTCATCCAGATAACGGCTGGCTTGGCGTGCATTGCGCGCCACTTCGGTTAAGCCTTTTTTATGTGCATCCATCTCCTCTAGGGTAATGATGGGGATATACACATCATGCTCTTTAAAGCGGAACAAACTGGTCGGGTCGTGCAACAACACATTGGTGTCCAGCACAAACAGTTTGCGACCATCATCGTTAGCAAGATTCGGTGCCATATCTTCTCCGGGTTTGGCCGCCACTCAACGGCCAGTTAAAGGAATAAGCAGAGTGTGACAAACATTTTTGACACTCATATGACCAAACGCCAAGACAATATGACACGAGCCATAGTATAAAAACAAGGTTTTAACGCTAATGTGATGAATTTAATATTAATATTATTTTTCAGGCAGCGTTAGATACTGCCTGAAATCATAGCCACGCGAGTATTTTTGCACATTGCCTAAAGAATAAGCCCCTGCTCATTACTGAGCAGGGGCTTTATATAGGGTGTTTGGCGGTGACCTACTTTCACATGGGTATCCATACTATCATCGGCGCTGAGTCGTTTCACGGTCCTGTTCGGGATGGGAAGGCGTGGGACCAACTCGCTGTGGCCGCCAAACTTAAACTGTCAAATCGGTAAGCCGTTGCCTGTTTGTCAGGCTAAATCAACTGTGTTTGTTGGGTGATGCTGTGTATCGCATGCTCACACTTTCTGTGTAACGCATGACTTCAGTAAGCTTTATTCATTTTCTTCTGTCGTTCATGTCTGCTCAGATTAGCCCGGTTATCAGTTTTCCTGATTCCCGATGCCTGTTGTCTGAACCCTGAACCACGAAGTCCTTCAAATGATAGAGTCAAGCCTCACGAGCAATTAGTATCGGTTAGCTTCATGCATTGCTGCACTTCCACACCCGACCTATCAACGTCCTGGTCTCGAACGTCTCTTTAGTGCGGTCAAGCCGCAAGGGAAGTCTCATCTTCAGGCGAGTTTCGCGCTTAGATGCTTTCAGCGCTTATCTCTTCCGAACTTAGCTACCCGGCGATGCCACTGGCGTGACAACCGGTACACCAGAGGTTCGTCCACTCCGGTCCTCTCGTACTAGGAGCAGCCCCCGTCAAACTTCCAACGCCCACTGCAGATAGGGACCAAACTGTCTCACGACGTTTTAAACCCAGCTCACGTACCACTTTAAATGGCGAACAGCCATACCCTTGGGACCGACTACAGCCCCAGGATGTGATGAGCCGACATCGAGGTGCCAAACTCCGCCGTCGATATGAACTCTTGGGCGGAATCAGCCTGTTATCCCCGGAGTACCTTTTATCCGTTGAGCGATGGCCCTTCCATTCAGAACCACCGGATCACTATGTCCTGCTTTCGCACCTGCTCGACTTGTCGGTCTCGCAGTTAAGCTACCTTTTGCCATTGCACTATCAGCCCGATTTCCGACCGGACCTAGGTAACCTTCGAACTCCTCCGTTACTCTTTGGGAGGAGACCGCCCCAGTCAAACTGCCTACCATGCACGGTCCCCGACCCGGATTACGGGTCTGGGTTAGAACCTCAAAGTCACCAGGGTGGTATTTCAAGGACGGCTCCACAAGAACTAGCGTTCCTGCTTCTAAGCCTCCCACCTATCCTACACAAGTGACTTCAAAGTCCAATGCAAAGCTACAGTAAAGGTTCACGGGGTCTTTCCGTCTAGCAGCGGGTAGATTGCATCTTCACAACCATTTCAACTTCGCTGAGTCTCAGGAGGAGACAGTGTGGCCATCGTTACGCCATTCGTGCGGGTCGGAACTTACCCGACAAGGAATTTCGCTACCTTAGGACCGTTATAGTTACGGCCGCCGTTTACTGGGGCTTCGATCCGATGCTTGCACATCTTCAATTAACCTTCCAGCACCGGGCAGGCGTCACACCCTATACGTCCACTTTCGTGTTTGCAGAGTGCTGTGTTTTTAATAAACAGTCGCAGCCACCGATTCTCTGCGACCCTCCGATGCTTACAGAGCAAGTCTTTCACATCAAAGGGCATACCTTCTCCCGAAGTTACGGTATCAATTTGCCGAGTTCCTTCTCCTGAGTTCTCTCAAGCGCCTTAGAATTCTCATCCTGCCCACCTGTGTCGGTTTGCGGTACGGTTCTGATTTAGCTGAAGCTTAGTGGCTTTTCCTGGAAGCGTGGTATCTGTCACTTCACGTCCGTAGACGCTCGTTATCACTTCTCGGTGTTATGAAAGTCCGGATTTGCCTAAACTTTCCACCTACCGGCTTGAACGACCTATTCCAACAGGCCGCTGACATAACCTTCTCCGTCCCCACATCGCACTAAATCAAAGTACGGGAATATTAACCCGTTTCCCATCGACTACGCATTTCTGCCTCGCCTTAGGGGCCGACTCACCCTACGCCGATGAACGTTGCGTAGGAAACCTTGGGCTTTCGGCGAGCGGGCTTTTCACCCGCTTTATCGCTACTCATGTCAACATTCGCACTTCTGATACCTCCAGCAACCTTCTCAAGTCACCTTCTTCGGCCTACAGAACGCTCCCCTACCATCCAGGAATCAGACTACAGGAATCGGGTATCAGTAACTGCCTTTATTTATTCAGGCTTTTACTGAGTCCTTGCAGCATTTTGGCGATTTCTTCATATGTTTCTCGCCAATATTGCCATTCCGTGTTGCTGATGTACTGTAAATCAAGACAGTATCGCAGCCAGACGCGCATTTCGTCTGCTGAGCCGATACCGATCAGGATGTATCTTTTAAATTCTGCTGGCGACTGGCTTCTTTTGCCATAGCCTTCAGCAAGATTTGAACAGATGCTTTTGCTGGCGCGTCTAATTTAATCGGCCAGTGCGTATTGTTCGATTTGTGGAAATTCCAAACTGCTGCGGTGTATCTCTAAGGAGATACGGTACGCTTTTGAAATACCTGCAAATCTTCGAATCGCTGTGCTTTCATCCTGATTCCTGATTCCTGTAGTCTGATTCCTGAATCCGCAGCTTCGGTTATAGATTTGAGCCCCGTTACATCTTCCGCGCAGGACGACTCGACCAGTGAGCTATTACGCTTTCTTTAAATGATGGCTGCTTCTAAGCCAACATCCTGGCTGTCTGGGCCTTCCCACTTCGTTTACCACTTAATCTATCATTTGGGACCTTAGCTGGCGGTCTGGGTTGTTTCCCTCTTGACAACGGACGTTAGCACCCGCTGTCTGTCTCCCGAGGAATCACTTGATGGTATTCTTAGTTTGCCATGGGTTGGTAAGTCGCAATGACCCCTAGCCATAACAGTGCTTTACCCCCATCAGTGTCTTGCTCGAGGCACTACCTAAATAGTTTTCGGGGAGAACCAGCTATCTCCGAGTTTGTTTAGCCTTTCACCCCTATCCACAGCTCATCCCCGCATTTTGCAACATGCGTGGGTTCGGACCTCCAGTACCTGTTACGGCACCTTCATCCTGGCCATGGATAGATCACTCGGTTTCGGGTCTACACCCAGCAACTAGTCGCCCTATTAAGACTCGGTTTCCCTGCGCCTCCCCTATCCGGTTAAGCTCGCTACTGAATGTAAGTCGTTGACCCATTATACAAAGGTACGCAGTCACGGAACTTGTCCGCTCCCACTGTTTGTATGCATCAGGTTTCAGGTTCTATTTCACTCCCTCCCGGGGTTCTTTTCGCCTTTCCCTCACGGTACTGGTTCACTATCGGTCGATGATGAGTATTTAGCCTTGGAGGATGGTCCCCCATGTTCAGACAGGATTTCTCGTGTCCCGCCCTACTTGTCGTATGCTTAGTACCACTGATGAGATTTCGAATACGGGGCTTTCACCCACTACGGCCAACTTTCCCAAGTTGTTCTTCTATCTCAACAGCTATCACATACAGGCTCTTCCGTGTTCGCTCGCCACTACTTACGGAATCTCGGTTGATTTCTTTTCCTCCGGGTACTTAGATGGTTCAGTTCTCCGGGTTCGCTTCTCATAACCTATGTATTCAGTTATGGATACCGCACAAAATGCGGTGGGTTTCCCATTCGGACATCGCGGGATCACAGCTCTATTGCCAGCTCCCCGCGCTTTTCGCAGGCTTACACGTCCTTCGTCGCCTATCATCGCCAAGGCATCCACCTGATGCACTTATTCACTTGACTCTATCATTTCAAGAACCTCTTTGACTTGGCTTCGCTCCCGTTGACTAGGGGCTAGGCTAGAAGTACTTACTTTGATAAAGCTTACTGCTTTGTTGTGTGACACATTCTGCCTTTTGTGTTCAGAATGTGTCCGATACAATCATCACCCAAATTGTTGTGGCTTGGCTGTGCAAGTTAAGCAACCACCCTTTCAGGCAGCCTTTAACTTGCTGAAATACGGGCTCTTGCAAGAACCTGCATCTCCATCCAAACCAACATTGTCTTTGTTTGTTGATTTCGGCTTTCCAATTTGTTAAAGATCGATGCGTTGCTTGTTACCGACTTTGCCGGCTTTACTTCGCAAATCAAAGAATACTGAGTTAATACTGCTTTCAGTATGCACTGCTTTCAGTATGCTTTAATTTGTAAAGTAGACTTGTTGTTGCTTTCCCTGATTCCTGATTCCTGCCATCTGATTCCTGATTCCTGATTCCTGAAGTGGTGGAGGCAAACGGGATCGAACCGATGACCCCCTGCTTGCAAAGCAGGTGCTCTACCAACTGAGCTATGCCCCCTGTCCGGGTGTCAGGATTCAGGTGCCAGGCGTCAGTCTCTTGTGCGGCTGTGCCGCAATCTGATTCCTGATGCCTGTAGACTGCTCCCTGATATTGGTGGGTCTGGGAGGACTTGAACCTCCGACCCCACGCTTATCAAGCGTGTGCTCTAACCAGCTGAGCTACAAACCCATGAGGTCTTCTTACTTCTTTCGCATCTCTATTTCAGTTTACCGATAAGTGTGAGTACGACCCGCCTCTTCTTTTCTCTAGAAAGGAGGTGATCCAGCCGCAGGTTCCCCTACGGCTACCTTGTTACGACTTCACCCCAGTCATGAAGCATACCGTGGTAAGCGGGCTCCTTG contains:
- a CDS encoding PhoH family protein, whose product is MAPNLANDDGRKLFVLDTNVLLHDPTSLFRFKEHDVYIPIITLEEMDAHKKGLTEVARNARQASRYLDELLNATGEGCLKAGIALDATGRADAQGKLFLQTEVAGSHLPESLPGEKADNQILAIVMALSNQISDYHRVALVSKDINIRIKARALGLYAEDYTTDKVLEDSDVLYSGHCRIDNQFWLRNGRDLDSWQEAGSVFYRIHSEDVRAWTVNSLLYDDSTDDPFYARVVSIDGDEAVLQTIKDYGHSKNNVWGITARNWGQNQAFNLLMDPNIDLVTLLGQAGTGKTLLTLAAALAQTFDDKRYNEIIMTRITIPVGDDIGFLPGTEEEKMNPWMGALEDNLEVLTGQGSDSTEWARKATQELVRSKIKIKSLNFMRGRTFQNKFLIIDEAQNLTPKQMKTLITRAGNGTKVVCLGNLAQIDSPYLTEGSSGLTYAVDRFQGWPHFGHITLLQGERSRLADYAIEIL